Part of the Citrus sinensis cultivar Valencia sweet orange chromosome 2, DVS_A1.0, whole genome shotgun sequence genome, tcaaaatcatatcCGTTTGAGAGAAGTGCACCAATATCTTATCTCTCCTCAAgagaagagaaataaaaaggaCAAGggatgttatttaaaaaataaataaacaacaaaaatacgCCAGTTCTGGCCGTAAAATCACATGCCGAATGGCCAATTTTGCTACAGTCTCATTTGTGATTTATGTGCTGcttcaataaaaattcatcaattacCCAACCTGTGACTTTGAGCCAGGCAAAAAAGCAAGTGGGgctaaattaaaacacactttacacacacacacacacacacactgtAAGGTCCAATAATAAAAACCAAGAGAGAAAGTGAgaggagggaaaaaaaaaaacatcacTCGCCCTATAGCTATCTTtgtattgttgttgtttagaAGACAAGTACTTATTTGTTTCGTTGCggtctaaaaatttatttatagaagAAGCTAGGTAGCCATGGAGCCAAATTCTAGCAGCAACGACAACAATAAGATGCAGCTGCAGCATCATAGCAGCTGCTTAGAGATAGCAGCAATGGAGGTGCACAGAGTCGTGCCACCACCGCATAAAAGCACAATAGAGAAGCTGAAAAGAAGGCTCAAAGAAACCTTCTTCCCCGATGACCCTTTGCGCCAATTCAAAGGGCAGCCATTAGGGAAGAAATGGATCCTTGCTGCCCAGTACATATTCCCTATCCTTGAATGGGGCCCTAATTACAGCTTCAAGCTCTTCAAATCTGATATCATATCTGGCCTCACCATTGCCAGCTTGGCCATTCCTCAGGGTATCAGTTATGCCAAGCTTGCCAATCTTCCTCCAATAGTTGGTCTCTGTGAgtatttttctatcttttgtGTTCGTTAAAACAAACCTGTTGAGGCATACAGATTTTTGATAtgcaaacacacacacacatatatatacagaTTCAAGCTTTGTGCCTCCTCTTGTGTATACTGTGCTTGGAAGCTCAAGGGATCTTGCAGTTGGGCCAGTTTCAATTGCTTCTCTTATTATGGGATCAATGCTTAGACAAGAAGTATCTCCCACTCAGAATCCTGTTCTGTTTCTTCAACTAGCTTTTACAGCTACTTTTTTCGGTGGTCTTGTCCAAGCTTCACTAGGATTATTAAGGTGACCCAacttttttcagtttttgttttctttttgacagtattcattcaaatattaacaatCATTTGGGTGTTGTTGATGCAGGCTCGGATTTATCATTGATTTTCTATCGAAGGCAACTCTCATCGGGTTCATGGCAGGGGCTGCCATTATAGTCTCTCTTCAACAACTCAAAAGCCTTCTTGGAATCACTCATTTCACAAACCAAATGGGTTTGGTTCCTGTTATGAGCTCTGTTTTCCACAACACGAAAGAGgtacaattaattcattaataataacatcaatgcataatatttaagattcttaattaattgttgcATGTGAAATATGAAATGAACTTTGTGTTGTTGTTAATCacacttttgttttgttttcaatcctttatttatttatttatttattttcattttcattttcttgcagTGGTCATGGCAAACAATTCTCATGGGGTTCTGTTTCCTTGTGTTTCTTCTGCTGACAAGACATGTTGTACGTCACTCCTCATCTCTCACTCTCACTCTCTTTGATTCTGCAAAATAAGATGCCTTTACGTTGATAAATAAAGAGGTTTAAGATTCGAAGAGGTGTTCACATGAGTGATCGGACTACCATAgtctaaataattaaaaaaaaataaaaataaattatgaatcttCGCCAACTTGAATTGAGAGCTTAGCAAAGCATTAGCGCTCTAACAATAACACTAATTTGCTACGATCTCAGCTCTAAGTCCACATattataaaagataaaaacattCTCaccaaaactaaaaattaaaatcgtaaataaatatatatttaacataTGTTTTTGAATCGATGAGGACAATACTGTctatttctttatattatatatatgtttattgtTGACAAGTACAATCGGCTGTGTTCTTCCAAGTTTTTAACACCTAGCTTTACCGTTGATAAACACCAATGAGAAGATCTGTTGCCACTGGCGAAGCCAATATAGGACCAATTGGGGTAAGAGCCCTGGTTagctttgaaaaaattaaaagaataattttaaatcagtTCATAGTGGTCTTAtagataattttaaagaatatcaaatttaatccttgttaaatttttttaaaaaaatttattagttattttaattctataaACTTGAATTAGCCACACCCAAATGaagacaaaagaaatttaacaaaataatagaataaataaataaaaaacataaaacaaaatataaaatagttttcCTATTTTTTCCCTCATGttcttctcctttttcttAGTTGTATGCATGCAAATattgtatattattatatttacaatGAAACCatcattaaaatacaaaaccGCATAGAGATAACagcaataattgaaaatttatcgataaataataatataatataattgtagtgtcatatattatatttttaaatattttgaaattgtgttgtatttttttaaatatatatataaaagttatAGGTAGACGTGAGAAACTCTACCCACTAAATTATCATCCAGACTATGCAAAATACTTTTACTGTCAGTTAAAGCTGCGCTCATGCCCTGAATTATAAGTTGAATGTGCCCTgaattgaaacaattttttaactatGTCCCTGTTTGTTGCCAAATTGTTGGCTAAGGTCTGCATGTTTAACAcgtgtctttttttttttttgggttaaaaatatttggggaTGACACGAGCATAAGCGAGTGGAAGCatttttataagattaatTCGATAACTTTTTTCAAGCGTCAAAAATGAAGCTTGAAAAAGTTTTAGACCAAACTATGGAGTCGCCGTATGCCAGTTGACACAACTCAAGAAGACCTACGGTCAGTGCACCAACTTACCATTTTACCCTTGTCTGCTCTTACAATTATTTCTGAGGAGtaccaaattttattaaaccaGGCTTCTTCTGCTGCCCGTATATTGTAATTGGAACCTAATCAGCACTTcaggtttttaaaataaatagtcaCAGTCACAGATACAATCATGtccaaaatttatcaaagccAAATTAGCATTAAATATGGCCATGTAGATGAGAAGTAAATGACTGGCTTTTTATGTTTCTGCTGGTCAAGCTCAAGTGGCACTGACAGTCAACAGCAAATTGAATAAATCTATGTTGAATGGTGCAGGGCACGAAAAGACCGAAGCTGTTCTGGGTCTCAGCTGGAGCACCTCTTGTTTCAGTCATCCTTTCCACTCTTCTGGTTTTTGCATTCAAGGCTCAACATCATGGAATCAGCGTCGTAAGTTGCTTGCTTGGTCCCATTtatccaataaaattaaaataaaactaaaaactgcattACACATTAATTGCTTGTTGTTTATAGGATTAAATGTTCATCATGCTATATTTTCTGTGACAGATTGGAAAACTGCAAGAAGGGTTAAATCCTCCTTCGTGGAACATGCTGAAATTTCATGGAAGCCACCTGGGACTAGTAATGAAAACAGGACTCATCACTGGCATTATTTCCCTCACTGTAAGTATCGATTTTCTAATCTATATGATATTATTACATACAGTATCttgataattttgattcttaCAAATTTGTGTTGATTCAAACTTTGTACAAAACAGGAAGGAATTGCAGTAGGAAGGACTTTTGCTGCTCTTAAGAACTACCAAGTTGATGGTAACAAAGAAATGATTGCTATTGGAGTAATGAACATTGTTGGCTCCTCAACTTCATGCTATATTACAACAGGTGCCATATCTACTTCATATGCTTTTCTGAGAAGCGGCAATAACAGTAGGAGAtaacacaaataaatattcatttggaGGTGCTTTGAATTTCAGGTGCTTTCTCCCGCTCTGCTGTCAATCACAATGCTGGAGCAAAAACCGCTGTGTCTAATGTGGTAATGTCGGTTACTGTCATGGTGACTCTCCTCTTCCTCATGCCTCTGTTCCAGTACACACCAAATGTTGTACTGGGTGCAATCATTGTGACAGCAGTCGTTGGCCTGATTGATGTTCCTGCTGCTCACCAAATTTGGAAG contains:
- the LOC102610225 gene encoding probable sulfate transporter 3.3, producing the protein MEPNSSSNDNNKMQLQHHSSCLEIAAMEVHRVVPPPHKSTIEKLKRRLKETFFPDDPLRQFKGQPLGKKWILAAQYIFPILEWGPNYSFKLFKSDIISGLTIASLAIPQGISYAKLANLPPIVGLYSSFVPPLVYTVLGSSRDLAVGPVSIASLIMGSMLRQEVSPTQNPVLFLQLAFTATFFGGLVQASLGLLRLGFIIDFLSKATLIGFMAGAAIIVSLQQLKSLLGITHFTNQMGLVPVMSSVFHNTKEWSWQTILMGFCFLVFLLLTRHVGTKRPKLFWVSAGAPLVSVILSTLLVFAFKAQHHGISVIGKLQEGLNPPSWNMLKFHGSHLGLVMKTGLITGIISLTEGIAVGRTFAALKNYQVDGNKEMIAIGVMNIVGSSTSCYITTGAFSRSAVNHNAGAKTAVSNVVMSVTVMVTLLFLMPLFQYTPNVVLGAIIVTAVVGLIDVPAAHQIWKIDKFDFLVMLCAFLGVVFISVQEGLAIAVGISIFKILLQITRPKTVMLGNMPGSDIYRDLHHYNEAIRIPGFLILSIEAPINFANTTYLNERILRWIEEYEAEENLNKQSSLRFVILEMSAVSAIDTSGTSFFKDLRKAMEKKGVELVLVNPLAEVLEKLQRSDDSGDFKRPDSLYLTVGEAVASLSSTIKAPSANYV